One window from the genome of Lynx canadensis isolate LIC74 chromosome E3, mLynCan4.pri.v2, whole genome shotgun sequence encodes:
- the SSTR5 gene encoding somatostatin receptor type 5: MEPLFPVPTLAGWNASAAAAPGAGGHNGTLAGPAASPGARAVVVPVLYLLVCVVGLGGNALVIYVVLRHAKMKTVTNIYILNLAVADVLLMLGLPFLATQNAVSYWPFGPVLCRLVMTLDGINQFTSVFCLTVMSVDRYLAVVHPIRSARWRRPRVAKLASAGVWTFSLLMSLPLVVFADIQEGWDTCNVSWPEPVGLWGAVFIIYTSVLGFFGPLLVICLCYLLIVVKVKASGVRVGATRRRSERKATRMVVVVVVVFAGCWLPFFIVNIVNLAFVLPAEPASAGAYFFVVVLSYANSCANPVLYGFLSDNFRQSFRKVLCLRKGYGAEDAEAAEPQADKSGRLREATTPARGSEANGLMQTSRL; the protein is encoded by the coding sequence ATGGAGCCTCTGTTCCCGGTCCCCACGCTGGCCGGCTGGAACGCCTCCGCGGCGGCGGCCCCCGGCGCGGGCGGCCACAACGGGACGCTGGCGGGGCCGGCGGCCTCGCCGGGGGCCCGCGCCGTGGTGGTGCCCGTGCTGTACCTGCTGGTGTgcgtggtggggctggggggtaaCGCTCTGGTCATCTACGTGGTGCTGCGCCACGCCAAGATGAAGACGGTCACCAACATCTACATCCTCAACCTGGCCGTGGCTGACGTGCTGCTCATGCTGGGGCTGCCCTTCCTGGCCACGCAGAACGCCGTCTCCTACTGGCCCTTCGGCCCCGTCCTGTGCCGCCTGGTCATGACCTTGGACGGCATCAACCAGTTCACCAGCGTCTTCTGCCTGACCGTCATGAGCGTGGACCGCTACCTGGCCGTCGTCCACCCCATCCGCTCCGCCCGCTGGCGCCGCCCCCGGGTGGCCAAGCTGGCGAGCGCGGGCGTCTGGACCTTCTCGCTGCTCATGTCGCTGCCCCTGGTGGTCTTTGCGGACATCCAGGAGGGCTGGGACACCTGCAACGTCAGCTGGCCGGAGCCCGTGGGCCTGTGGGGCGCCGTGTTCATCATCTACACTTCCGTGCTGGGCTTCTTCGGGCCGCTGTTGGTCATCTGCCTGTGCTACCTGCTCatcgtggtcaaggtgaaggcgTCGGGCGTGCGCGTGGGCGCCACGCGGCGGCGCTCGGAGCGCAAGGCGACCcgcatggtggtggtggtggtcgtggTGTTTGCGGGCTGCTGGCTGCCTTTCTTCATCGTCAACATCGTCAACCTGGCCTTCGTCCTGCCCGCGGAGCCCGCCTCCGCGGGCGCCTACTTCTTCGTCGTCGTCCTGTCCTACGCCAACAGCTGCGCCAACCCCGTGCTCTACGGCTTCCTCTCTGACAACTTCCGCCAGAGCTTCCGGAAGGTTCTGTGCCTCCGCAAGGGCTACGGCGCCGAGGACGCGGAGGCCGCGGAGCCCCAGGCCGACAAGAGCGGCCGGCTTCGGGAGGCCACGACGCCCGCGCGCGGCTCCGAGGCCAACGGGCTCATGCAGACCAGCCGGCTGTGA